From one Parambassis ranga chromosome 5, fParRan2.1, whole genome shotgun sequence genomic stretch:
- the LOC114436264 gene encoding guanylin-like, with protein sequence MKVLGVAVVLVLCVCRGAVGVQVKFGDRSFPLEAVKQLKQLMSLDDDVSRHLTETSVVAVCAHPLLPQVLRPVCQEKGAAAVFSKLVYIITPTDPCEVCANPSCFGCLLS encoded by the exons ATGAAAGTGCTcggtgttgctgttgttttggtgctgtgtgtgtgcaggggagCTGTGGGTGTGCAGGTCAAG TTTGGAGACAGGAGCTTCCCTTTGGAGGCAGTGAAgcagctgaagcagctgatgaGTTTAGACGATGACGTCAGCCGTCACCTCACTGAGACCAGCGTCGTGGCTGTTTGCGCCCATCCTCTCCTACCACAGGTCCTTCGACCGGTGTGCCAAGAGAAGGGAGCTGCAGCCGTTTTCTCAAAACTAG tgtATATCATCACGCCTACAGATCCGTGTGAAGTATGTGCAAACCCGTCCTGCTTTGGGTGTCTTCTGAGCTGA
- the LOC114436263 gene encoding guanylin-like has protein sequence MKAAALTAVALLVLALGWTSEAVQVEENGMSFSLEAVKRLQELTEISSSSSSSATLQHSPRLRAGTVFLCADPMLPQEFLPLCKQRSASASLSRLAAVPIDVCEICAFAACTGC, from the exons ATGAAGGCCGCCGCTCTCACTGCTGTAGCTCTCCTCGTCCTGGCTCTTGGCTGGACCTCTGAGGCTGTGCAAGTTGAA gagAATGGAATGTCTTTTTCTCTGGAAGCTGTGAAGAGGCTTCAGGAGCTGACagagatcagcagcagcagcagcagcagcgccacACTTCAGCACAGCCCTCGGCTCCGGGCCGGCACCGTGTTCCTGTGTGCTGACCCCATGCTCCCTCAGGAGTTCCTGCCCCTTTGCAAGCAGAGATCAGCTTCCGCATCCCTCAGCAGATTAG CTGCGGTTCCCATAGACGTCTGTGAGATCTGCGCCTTCGCCGCCTGCACTGGTTGCTAA